In Vicia villosa cultivar HV-30 ecotype Madison, WI linkage group LG7, Vvil1.0, whole genome shotgun sequence, the DNA window ATTTCACCTTCAGGTCCTTTCCGTGATAACGTTCGGTTCTTTCTTCAAGAAGCTGGTGAGCCTGAAGATTACACGGTTTTGGGTAATCCTCTTTGGTCCACGTTTCTCATTCATGATAAGAGTAACCTCATGGCTCCGTTCTATACTCTTGAAGAAGAAGTTTACAACTCTTCTCATCCGTTCTGTGATCATTGCCGTTGCGTAGGTTCGTTTTCGATTTTCAATCTTGAAATGGGTCCGTTcagttttttgaattttgcgtCTGTTTTAAATTGTTGAAATGCGTAGGTTCCGTTTTGCAATGATTTTGATTTGTTTGTTCGTTTTCTGAATCTGGTATATGCATGAATTTTCAGTCTCTTTCGaatggtttattgttttcttGATTGTGAAGTAAATTTAACTGTGATTTGTGTCCGAAAACGGTTAGTTTGAAGTGTATGATCTGTTATTAATTAAGAACTGAAATGGGGTTTTTTGGTGATATTGATACTGATAGTGTATGGGGTTTGGTTTATGATTGATAGGTTGGAGTGGCCATTTTGTATCGAAGAGAAGGTACCATTTCATAATTCCGATGGACAATGCGTGGCATAAACCGTTAAACGAAGAAGCTCTAGATAATCAAAGTCATCTGTTACATGGTGTGATTCATTGCAATGGTTATGGCCATTTGGTGTGTCTTAATGGCATTGAAGGTGGTTCCAAATATCTCAGTGGCAGAGAGATCATGGATCTATGGGACAGAATTTGTAGCAATCTTAGAGCAAGGTAATAGAAATAGTAGTAGCTATAGTAGTTACATATTTCTTGCATTCATGATTCAGTGTTTTATTTGGCCTTTTTCTTCAATGCAGGCAAATTGCAGTAGAAGATGCTTCAAGGAAAAGGTCGATGGATCTTCGATTATTACATGGAGTTGCTTATGGTCACTCTTGGTTTGGTAGATGGGGCTACAGGTTTTGTCGCGGAAGCTTTGGCGCGACAGAACAAAACTACTATGAAGCAATCGAAACTCTTGGTTCGTTAGTTCTTGATGAGATTGTAAGGGATTTGAGTAAGACAAAGTACCATAAAGATATCAAACAGATGATTCGTTTATATAGAGATATGAGTGAAACTCAAATCACAACCATTAGAGAGCTTCTCAGATTCATGCTCACTGTCAAGTCTCGTCGACCCGTGTCAAAGATAACAATCACTTGTTCTTCTGGTTCTAATTCTGCTTCTGCTTCACCTTCTTATTCTACTACAACATTTCTGTCAAGAAATTCAACAAAACAAGCACTTTCATGTAGTAGATCAGATTCTATGAGTAAGGAAAAATCAGCAAGGTATAAGAAATTCAGCACAGCAGTGGTGAATATGGATAGTAGATGGCCAACAAGGAGACTAGAGTTTGCAGCTCAAGTGATTGTGGATGCGTTGAAAGAAGACAAAGCTACGAAATCAGGATCTAGTGGAATGACAAGACAAGATGTGAGGGATGCAGCTAGGCTTCACATTGGTGACACAGGTTTACTTGATTATGTGCTGAAATCATTGAACAATGTGATTGTTGGAAACTATGTCGTTCGTCGCATGGTTAACCCTTCATCAAGGATCCTTGAGTATACCATTCATGAGCTTGGGAAAGGGTTCAAGGCACCTGAAGCAGAACATGGAGTAATGACAGTTGCCGATAATCCTCAAGTAGATTCATCAGCAGCAGCAGCAGCCTCATCTTTAACTCCTGGTAATGATGTTTACAGTGATGTAGTTTACCTCTACAAGAACGTGCTGTTGGGCTATCCAGAATCAGAGGCGGTGGAATTAGCAGTTCAAACAATTCTCGACTGCAGACACTTTGTGAAAGAATGGGAATTGAGAGATGAAATGGAACAGGTTCTGACATTTATTTGCCGTCTGAAACCGAATTTCGTCGAGAATAAAGCTGATTTAAAAGGGCCAACTTGTGGTGAGATTGTAACTGTTCCATTGCATGCCACAGTTAGGGACTTGAAACAAGCTGCTGAGGCTGCTTTAAGGGACACTTATTGCATAGCTGAGAGACTGATAGTGACAGATATAAAAGAACTGATGGGTGTAGACGATAGCGAAGTGATTTTCGGGTTGATTGAATCAGGTGTGAAGCTTTGTATTAGAGGAATTAGTATAGACTTGTGTACACCATTGAAATATCAAGGAGGGTCTGATAACTGGAAGGTGAGGTGTGAGTGTGGAGCACAGGATGATGATGGTGAGAGAATGGTTTCTTGTGATATTTGTGAGGTGTGGCAGCATACAAGATGTTGTGGAATAGATGATACTGAGACTGTTCCACCATTGTTTGTGTGTACTGGATGCTGTGATTCACTTGTGCCACCAAGGATTGAATCTATCAGCTATGGTATGGTGGATTGTGCTGATGCATTTCTTGTTTCACCTGAGGCTACTCATTTGCTTGAGTATGGTTATGGGTACTGAATGTGATAGACTGATTGTAAACTGTTGAACAAAACCTTGTTGGATTATACATTTGTTGAAACAATTTTTTGAAATGCTAATTTTTGATAACTGACTAATCGTTGTAATGTCGATTCTTTTTTTGGCGAAATGTATAGTACTTTGTTTTCATTTGAGAGAAAGAGCTCGATATTAAAATGTAACACCAAATTTGAGGCAAAATACTTGTGAACTCCATAAATTTCTGGCAAATATTCACCTTATGTCTTCACTTCCAAATTGTTTTCTATGCAAACAATAACTTCTAAACAACGACGAATCACGATAACTCGTATTCAGAAAAAATCGACAGCAACTTCAACATCACATAACTTTGATGCGAGATGTTAAGAATTGATGTTAAAAATAAACAGTTAAGATTAAGAGTAAAAAATGTTGAATATCATATAAAACATCATGATATAGTACCAGAAGATAATGAGGAAGTTCaagccaaaaaataaaataacaaaatccAAAAT includes these proteins:
- the LOC131619388 gene encoding PHD finger protein MALE MEIOCYTE DEATH 1; translated protein: MEATRETEIPTNGEDQSWYLFHHQEQPAMSFSLTDGCKKRKRWPKIFRLQSFADPGCPISPSGPFRDNVRFFLQEAGEPEDYTVLGNPLWSTFLIHDKSNLMAPFYTLEEEVYNSSHPFCDHCRCVGWSGHFVSKRRYHFIIPMDNAWHKPLNEEALDNQSHLLHGVIHCNGYGHLVCLNGIEGGSKYLSGREIMDLWDRICSNLRARQIAVEDASRKRSMDLRLLHGVAYGHSWFGRWGYRFCRGSFGATEQNYYEAIETLGSLVLDEIVRDLSKTKYHKDIKQMIRLYRDMSETQITTIRELLRFMLTVKSRRPVSKITITCSSGSNSASASPSYSTTTFLSRNSTKQALSCSRSDSMSKEKSARYKKFSTAVVNMDSRWPTRRLEFAAQVIVDALKEDKATKSGSSGMTRQDVRDAARLHIGDTGLLDYVLKSLNNVIVGNYVVRRMVNPSSRILEYTIHELGKGFKAPEAEHGVMTVADNPQVDSSAAAAASSLTPGNDVYSDVVYLYKNVLLGYPESEAVELAVQTILDCRHFVKEWELRDEMEQVLTFICRLKPNFVENKADLKGPTCGEIVTVPLHATVRDLKQAAEAALRDTYCIAERLIVTDIKELMGVDDSEVIFGLIESGVKLCIRGISIDLCTPLKYQGGSDNWKVRCECGAQDDDGERMVSCDICEVWQHTRCCGIDDTETVPPLFVCTGCCDSLVPPRIESISYGMVDCADAFLVSPEATHLLEYGYGY